A portion of the Moraxella ovis genome contains these proteins:
- a CDS encoding peptidylprolyl isomerase — MTVQAYNPKNPEQAPASTSDLVQVQEPASKAHHDFEDDGIRVMPTSDDLKRLSSDAKLIERALAEEKSNHSNLIASSRQTVPSIYVNGVEISEKAIGEEVQYHPANSQDEALFLSAQALVIRELLRQAVLEDEELAGEWEVDDELAISKLIAKNVKANTPTEDNCRQYYEFNKSEFSTPPVMNVRHILLACPPEEGEERIELKKRAYEIIDVIKSSTNPAAEFITLAMQHSACPSKTEGGELGILQKGATVPEFEKAVFALPIGLAPSPIETRYGMHVVEVLSRMDGKGLSFDEVLPMIRNRLAQEAFHHGLIDYLYTLKQNADIVGIEIDVNQENVYRG; from the coding sequence ATGACTGTCCAAGCCTACAACCCAAAAAATCCAGAGCAAGCACCGGCATCAACGTCTGATTTGGTGCAAGTCCAAGAACCAGCTTCCAAAGCCCATCATGATTTTGAAGATGATGGCATTCGTGTCATGCCAACTTCTGACGACCTAAAGCGCCTATCATCGGATGCTAAGCTTATCGAACGAGCATTGGCTGAAGAAAAATCTAATCACAGCAATCTCATCGCATCATCCAGACAGACTGTGCCTAGCATCTATGTCAATGGCGTGGAGATTAGCGAAAAAGCCATCGGTGAAGAAGTGCAGTATCATCCAGCGAATAGCCAAGATGAGGCGCTGTTCTTATCAGCGCAGGCGCTCGTTATCCGTGAATTATTGCGTCAAGCGGTGCTTGAGGATGAGGAGCTTGCAGGAGAGTGGGAGGTAGATGATGAATTGGCAATCTCAAAACTCATCGCCAAAAATGTCAAAGCCAACACGCCCACCGAAGACAATTGCCGCCAATATTATGAATTTAATAAGTCGGAATTTAGTACGCCACCTGTGATGAACGTGCGCCATATTCTGTTGGCTTGTCCACCAGAAGAAGGCGAAGAGCGCATCGAACTTAAAAAACGCGCTTATGAGATAATTGATGTCATCAAGTCCAGCACCAACCCAGCAGCAGAATTCATCACACTGGCGATGCAACATTCTGCCTGTCCATCTAAGACGGAAGGCGGTGAATTGGGCATCCTACAAAAGGGCGCGACTGTACCTGAATTTGAAAAAGCAGTATTCGCACTACCAATAGGGCTTGCTCCAAGCCCTATTGAGACGCGTTATGGGATGCACGTCGTGGAGGTATTGAGCCGTATGGATGGTAAAGGGCTGTCATTCGATGAGGTGCTACCAATGATTCGCAACCGCTTGGCACAAGAAGCGTTCCATCATGGGCTGATTGATTATCTATACACCCTAAAACAAAATGCCGACATCGTAGGCATTGAGATTGATGTTAATCAAGAAAACGTGTATCGTGGCTAA
- the narI gene encoding respiratory nitrate reductase subunit gamma — protein sequence MTATTPENWLHVFLFGIYPYIALTVCILGCWARFDLSQYTWRAGSSQMLSDGYMRVASNLFHVGIIVVLLGHFFGMMTPHFVYERIITAPQKQLLAVIVGGIAGVMCLIGLLMLIWRRFTDARVSHTSTFSDKMLLVIILVQLLMGLGTIFSYPEHKDGALMVSLAGWAQNLVILRPVYAASLVQDAGLIYKLHMFLGTTLILLVPFTRLIHIISAPIWYLGRRCQIVRQKTSQ from the coding sequence ATCACAGCAACGACCCCCGAGAATTGGCTTCATGTCTTTTTGTTCGGTATTTATCCTTATATCGCCTTGACGGTGTGTATTTTGGGCTGTTGGGCGAGATTCGATCTATCGCAGTACACATGGCGTGCAGGCTCAAGCCAAATGCTGTCTGATGGTTATATGCGTGTGGCGAGCAACTTATTCCACGTTGGTATCATCGTGGTGTTATTGGGGCATTTCTTTGGTATGATGACGCCGCATTTCGTCTATGAGCGTATCATTACCGCACCTCAGAAGCAGCTTCTGGCGGTCATCGTCGGTGGTATCGCAGGCGTAATGTGTCTGATCGGTCTGCTGATGCTGATCTGGCGACGCTTTACCGATGCGCGTGTCAGCCATACTTCGACGTTCAGCGATAAGATGCTACTTGTCATTATCCTTGTGCAGCTTTTGATGGGTCTGGGTACGATTTTTTCTTATCCTGAACACAAAGATGGCGCGCTCATGGTATCACTGGCAGGCTGGGCGCAGAACCTTGTGATCTTAAGACCTGTCTATGCAGCATCTTTGGTACAAGATGCCGGACTGATCTATAAGCTGCACATGTTCCTAGGAACAACGCTGATCCTATTGGTGCCGTTCACGCGTCTGATTCACATTATCTCAGCACCAATCTGGTACTTGGGTAGACGTTGTCAGATCGTTCGTCAAAAAACGTCGCAGTAA
- the narJ gene encoding nitrate reductase molybdenum cofactor assembly chaperone: MNHLDFKLLKVISLLMDYPSDELFADDTLDTCKDIVATSKLISPEVRQEINAFVDELSSKGLIEAQSAYDSLFERGRSLSLWLFEHVHGESRDRGQAMVDLMGQYEQVGFAIDVKELPDYLPMYLEFLSYKAGFADDVEIRMEIADVSHIIALLGARLVDKGSSYAGLFKALLQIAGKPLTVIDDELAKMGKDKVDDTTFDAIDKEWEEEAVDFLAAKQEERCPSSQTDIRIAETLARQAQKTSEIPVHWVDFKTNKNADEGVLS, encoded by the coding sequence ATGAATCATCTTGATTTTAAATTATTAAAAGTGATAAGCCTGCTTATGGATTATCCGTCTGATGAGTTGTTTGCCGATGATACGCTAGATACGTGCAAAGACATTGTGGCAACATCAAAGCTCATCAGCCCCGAGGTTCGCCAAGAGATTAACGCCTTTGTTGATGAGTTATCAAGCAAAGGCTTGATTGAGGCTCAGTCGGCGTATGACAGTCTGTTTGAGCGTGGGCGTTCGTTGTCGCTTTGGCTATTTGAACACGTGCATGGTGAGAGCCGAGACCGTGGGCAGGCGATGGTGGATTTGATGGGGCAGTATGAACAGGTGGGCTTTGCCATTGATGTCAAAGAATTGCCCGACTATTTGCCCATGTATCTAGAATTTTTGTCTTATAAGGCAGGCTTTGCAGATGACGTTGAGATTCGCATGGAGATTGCTGATGTTAGCCACATCATCGCTCTACTGGGGGCGAGACTGGTGGACAAAGGCAGTAGTTATGCTGGGCTGTTTAAGGCGTTATTGCAAATTGCAGGCAAGCCTTTGACTGTCATTGATGATGAGCTTGCCAAGATGGGCAAAGACAAGGTAGATGATACGACTTTTGATGCCATTGACAAAGAATGGGAAGAAGAAGCCGTGGACTTTTTGGCGGCAAAGCAAGAAGAACGCTGTCCGTCAAGCCAAACCGACATTCGCATTGCCGAGACCTTGGCAAGACAAGCCCAAAAGACAAGCGAAATCCCTGTGCATTGGGTGGATTTTAAAACCAATAAAAACGCTGACGAAGGAGTGTTATCATGA
- the narH gene encoding nitrate reductase subunit beta → MKIRSQVGMVLNLDKCIGCHTCSVTCKNVWTSREGMEYAWFNNVESKPGIGYPKEWENQEKWKGGWIRNANGSINPRIGGKFRVLANIFANPDLPTLDDYYEPFDFDYQHLHTAPLGDHQPIARPRSLITGKRIQKIEWGPNWEEILGSEFAKRRADKNFDQVQADIYGEYENTFMMYLPRLCEHCLNPTCVASCPSGAIYKREEDGIVLIDQDKCRGWRMCISGCPYKKIYYNWKSGKSEKCIFCYPRIESGQPTICSETCVGRIRYLGVLLYDADKIKEAASTPNEKDLYKAQLDVFLDPNDPAVIEQALKDGVPMSVIEAAQKSPVYKLAMDWQLALPLHPEYRTLPMVWYVPPLSPIQNAAQAGKVGMDGLIPDVDSLRIPVKYLANMLTAGDEVPVKLALKRLLAMRSYKRMQLVDKVESQAVLDDVGLTKHQVEEMYRYLAIANYEDRFVIPTAHREEALSDAFADKNGCGFTFGNGCTGGNDVSMFGQRKSNRREMIETVQTWDN, encoded by the coding sequence ATGAAAATTCGCTCACAAGTTGGCATGGTGTTAAACCTTGATAAATGTATCGGTTGCCACACCTGCTCTGTTACCTGCAAAAACGTCTGGACAAGCCGTGAAGGCATGGAATACGCATGGTTTAACAATGTAGAGTCCAAGCCTGGTATCGGCTACCCCAAAGAGTGGGAAAACCAAGAAAAATGGAAGGGGGGTTGGATTCGTAATGCCAACGGCTCCATCAACCCACGCATTGGCGGTAAATTCCGTGTGCTTGCCAATATCTTTGCCAACCCTGATTTGCCAACGCTTGACGACTATTATGAGCCGTTTGACTTTGACTATCAGCACCTGCACACCGCCCCATTAGGCGACCATCAGCCGATTGCACGCCCACGCTCGCTCATCACAGGCAAGCGTATCCAAAAAATCGAATGGGGACCAAACTGGGAAGAAATCCTAGGCTCTGAATTTGCCAAACGCCGTGCCGATAAGAACTTTGACCAAGTCCAAGCCGACATTTATGGTGAGTACGAAAACACCTTTATGATGTACTTACCACGCTTGTGCGAGCATTGCCTTAACCCAACGTGTGTGGCGTCGTGTCCATCGGGAGCGATTTATAAGCGTGAAGAAGATGGCATTGTGCTTATCGACCAAGACAAATGCCGTGGCTGGCGTATGTGTATCTCGGGCTGTCCTTATAAGAAGATTTATTATAACTGGAAATCAGGCAAATCCGAAAAATGTATTTTCTGCTATCCACGCATTGAGTCAGGTCAGCCAACCATCTGTTCTGAGACGTGTGTGGGGCGTATTCGCTATCTTGGCGTGCTTTTGTATGATGCCGACAAAATCAAAGAAGCCGCCAGCACCCCGAACGAAAAAGATTTGTACAAAGCCCAGCTTGATGTGTTCTTAGACCCCAATGACCCTGCCGTCATTGAGCAAGCTCTAAAAGACGGCGTGCCGATGAGTGTCATCGAGGCCGCCCAAAAATCACCTGTGTACAAACTGGCGATGGATTGGCAACTTGCCTTGCCTTTGCACCCAGAATATCGCACCTTGCCGATGGTATGGTATGTGCCACCGCTATCGCCAATCCAAAATGCTGCACAAGCGGGCAAAGTGGGCATGGACGGGCTTATCCCTGATGTGGATAGTCTGCGTATCCCTGTCAAATACCTTGCCAATATGTTGACCGCTGGCGATGAAGTGCCTGTCAAACTTGCCCTAAAACGTCTGCTTGCCATGCGTTCTTATAAGCGTATGCAACTTGTCGATAAGGTTGAAAGCCAAGCGGTGCTTGATGACGTGGGCTTGACCAAACACCAAGTCGAAGAGATGTACCGCTATTTGGCAATCGCCAACTACGAAGACCGCTTTGTCATTCCGACCGCTCACCGTGAAGAGGCGTTGTCTGATGCCTTTGCCGACAAAAACGGCTGTGGCTTTACTTTTGGTAATGGCTGTACAGGCGGTAATGATGTCAGTATGTTCGGTCAGCGTAAGTCCAATCGCCGTGAGATGATTGAGACCGTGCAGACGTGGGACAACTGA